One Setaria viridis chromosome 7, Setaria_viridis_v4.0, whole genome shotgun sequence genomic region harbors:
- the LOC117862561 gene encoding formin-like protein 2, with translation MPAAMPSPSRRLLLCLLLIASFAGLLFLITSNGERTKEAGNGEAKFRVLRGLNTLGLKQKQRHGHGVSPAPAPARAHLPLLHKDARLPVPGKVAHEHERGNATAPRQSPTRHGGGGDGERGSKKKSMQLVVVAAAAALSGAALVLLAALVVFLTCRRFQGKRGGADLNAGTNKVSFEPGPGMFYLDAIKPYLDDAGREGGGKAAPGMAGPKEEEPKCDDEEGGGACSDDGAGSVHSSCCFHSSHFSYSELTKSGQADGVSPSPSVRSKRWGSAPATPLDKSKAARPYSPLGPRTPSSEDRGRRAQSPSSSASVLTSQSLNDHELRGTAQSVRSLRFQSSSACHAKEAEAVADTMSSDAASSKTVPPPPPPPPPPVMVKQQQNVHPSCGGPAVPPPPPPPPPPLIVPQRQNVQTSTGGPAVAPPPPPPPPLLVPQRQNGQRSGGPALPAPPVLFRQGAAVGKNGAALPKLKPLHWDKVRAAPNRRMVWDRIRSSSFELDEQMIESLFGYNAGARCSAKHEEAQSRSPSLGHHVLDPKRLQNITILMKAVNASAEQIYAALLQGNGLAVQQLEALIKMAPTKDEVEKLEGYDGDVGSLVAAERLVKVVLTIPCAFARVEAMLYRETFADEVSHIRKSFAMLEDACRELMSSKLFLKLLEAVLKTGNRMNVGTARGGAMAFKLDTLLKLADVKGTDGKTTLLHFVVQEMIRSQKPPARTAEAPDIVTGLAAELTNVRKTATVDLDVLTTSVSSLSHGLSRIRALVGTDDLAGDERGRCFVAFMAPFVAQAEEVIQELEDGERRVLAHVRDITEYYHGDVGKEEASPLRIFVIVRDFLAMLERVCKEVRGANRSCHGSNGALSNV, from the exons ATGCCTGCCGCCATGCCCAGTCCATCCCGACGCCTCCTGCTCTGCCTCCTCTTGATCGCGTCCTTCGCCGGTCTCCTCTTCTTGATCACCAGCAACGGAGAGAGGACGAAGGAGGCCGGCAATGGCGAGGCGAAGTTCAGAGTGCTGCGTGGTCTTAACACTCTCGGCCTGAAGCAGAAGCAGCGCCATGGCCATGGAGtctctccggcgccggcgccggctcgtGCTCACCTGCCTCTGCTACACAAGGACGCGCGGCTGCCGGTGCCCGGGAAAGTCGCCCACGAGCACGAGAGGGGGAATGCCACGGCGCCGAGGCAGAGCCCGACGCGGCACGGCGGGGGTGGTGACGGCGAGCGCGGGAGCAAGAAGAAAAGCATGCagctggtcgtcgtcgccgcggcggccgcgctgtCGGGGGCGGCGCTGGTTCTCCTCGCCGCCCTGGTGGTGTTCCTGACGTGCAGGAGGTTTCAGGGGAAGCGCGGGGGCGCCGACCTGAACGCCGGCACCAACAAGGTGAGCTTCGAGCCAGGCCCGGGCATGTTCTATCTGGACGCCATCAAGCCGTACCTCGACGACGCCGGGCGCGAAGGTGGGGGGAAGGCGGCGCCGGGGATGGCCGGgcccaaggaggaggagccgaaGTGCGATGacgaggaaggcggcggagCTTGCTCCGACGATGGTGCCGGGTCGGTCCACTCCTCGTGCTGCTTCCATTCGTCGCACTTCTCCTACTCCGAGCTCACCAAGAGCGGCCAGGCAGACGGCGTGTCGCCGTCGCCTTCCGTCCGGTCGAAGCGGTGGGGCTCTGCCCCGGCGACGCCATTGGATAAGAGCAAGGCTGCGCGTCCATATTCGCCGCTGGGCCCGCGCACGCCGAGCAGTGAGGATCGGGGGCGCCGCGCGCAGTCCCCGAGCTCTTCGGCGTCCGTGCTGACATCGCAGTCGCTCAACGATCACGAGCTACGGGGAACTGCTCAGTCCGTCAGGTCTCTAAGATTTCAGAGCAGCAGCGCGTGCCATGCAAAAGAAGCAGAAGCAGTGGCGGACACCATGAGCTCGGACGCCGCAAGTAGCAAaacagtgccgccgccgccaccaccacctccgccaccgGTGATGGTAAAACAGCAGCAGAACGTCCATCCAAGTTGTGGTGGTCCGGCCgtgcccccaccgccgccgccgccgccgccgccgctgataGTGCCACAACGACAGAACGTCCAGACAAGTACCGGTGGTCCGGccgtcgccccgccgccgccgccgccgcctccactgcTAGTACCGCAACGGCAGAATGGTCAGAGGAGCGGTGGCCCCGccctcccggcgccgccggttCTGTTCAGGCAGGGCGCGGCCGTGGGCAAGAACGGCGCGGCGCTGCCCAagctgaagcccctgcactggGACAAGGTGCGCGCCGCGCCCAACCGGCGGATGGTGTGGGACAGGATCCGGTCCAGCTCGTTCGA ACTGGACGAGCAGATGATCGAGTCGCTGTTCGGGTACAACGCCGGCGCTCGGTGCTCGGCGAAGCACGAGGAGGCCCAGAGCCGGAGCCCCTCGCTGGGGCACCACGTCCTGGACCCCAAGAGGCTGCAGAACATCACCATCCTGATGAAGGCCGTTAACGCCAGCGCCGAGCAAATCTACGCCGCCCTGCTGCAAG GGAACGGCCTGGCCGTGCAGCAGCTGGAGGCTCTGATCAAGATGGCGCCGACCAAGGACGAGGTCGAGAAGCTGGAAGGCTACGACGGCGACGTCGGCAGCCTGGTCGCCGCCGAGAGGCTCGTCAAGGTGGTGCTCACGATACCGTGCGCGTTCGCGCGCGTCGAGGCCATGCTCTACCGGGAGACCTTCGCCGACGAAGTCAGCCACATCAGGAAGTCGTTCGCGATGCTCGAG GACGCGTGCCGGGAGCTGATGTCGAGCAAGCTGTTCCTGAAGCTGCTGGAGGCCGTGCTCAAGACCGGGAACCGGATGAACGTCGggacggcgcggggcggcgccaTGGCGTTCAAGCTCGACACGCTGCTCAAGCTCGCCGACGTCAAGGGCACCGACGGAAAGACCACGCTGCTGCACTTCGTGGTCCAAGAGATGATCCGGTCACAGAAGCCCCCGGCGCGCACGGCGGAGGCGCCGGACATCGTGACGGGGCTCGCCGCCGAGCTCACCAACGTCAGGAAGACGGCGACGGTCGACCTGGACGTGCTCACCACCTCCGTGTCCAGCCTCTCGCACGGCCTGTCCCGGATCAGGGCGCTGGTGGGGACGGACGACCTGGCCGGCGACGAGAGGGGCCGGTGCTTCGTGGCCTTCATGGCACCCTTCGTGGCGCAGGCCGAGGAGGTGATCCAGGAGCTGGAGGACGGCGAGCGCCGGGTCCTGGCGCACGTCAGGGACATCACCGAGTACTACCACGGCGACGTCGGCAAGGAGGAGGCCAGCCCGCTCAGGATCTTCGTCATCGTCAGGGACTTCTTGGCGATGCTGGAGAGGGTGTGCAAGGAGGTGAGGGGAGCCAACAGGAGTTGCCACGGATCAAACGGTGCCCTGAGCAATGTGTGA